A window of the Candida orthopsilosis Co 90-125, chromosome 1 draft sequence genome harbors these coding sequences:
- a CDS encoding Tom1 E3 ubiquitin ligase — protein sequence MIIDRREHLQRMELAAPIKSLIDDLTNSKEEEFINLLKSNLKWKRPRGDLLHWIPTLNRIDEILAKYIKEYDLENEFPKLRLIPETEADVIVTCLEFTNTLLSNCSDKHIYSSMERIYALINTPTVDVRLKALEVAVLLGEKFVLTGASRYSAPKEARDKILEIAKAFPPLVPAECNSRQIESEQKDSNEKSSIIGDHYNFVDTLQPTKVLPKKWKSINFQYYKSTVSQTKTGESAQPTTPSSNKEKSEKVVVSEGLQIFSVPEESVSRMSLEQIFLRGMEILPKNSWFGFSLASEVAKSFNTQSENAFTLREKLTQMKCFAAAFTCCMLSHQNASTKLLEAEPYILSFLVDAISPENSDHVPRPVFYAAMKALECISMKKVWGSDILRCMGGNVSHGVLFQCLRSIKAYVAEDNDDYYEEGNILFFNMLGNMINTKSILPRLASGGLLNDLMPFLDIRSKYKWTCSAAAHSLSLYIAGLSESLDEFIANDGFNSLINDIQFEVDSALDSPQDDGIYGECPPYTKIPLRKANFLRNLMKFVADLLNSDHGDRLRNLFDSPILLSFNKVISNPEIFGPAILACTIDSVFFIIHNEPTAFSILNEANVIDTILDNYRKLFIPSGQLLMSLPEVLGAICLNNEGLKKVIDKKSIPIFFETFYQLPIAKVLVKSDMATNLGCSFDELGRHYPSLKPMILKQVSKLIEQIMIYVDERMEGIKLYESSSGSFYNSKEEDSNVKVDNDSEIESWDKNECCILLDNVFFFLGGLLQESGSWGEDVAREINFAKWLKFLTIKKAPYDYFLSNGISSLMGIFKYFDDEDRDYGFPMIVEKLRLMLELKVVEEYLNFAGEGSFFDTISKADGTELLQNLGEINVLLFALTEIYINLGLLFTERIKQIVDMFGSHQIFVQRLFLLLQRSVIEETILRNRTPDEVLKMTSNFPNDSPPLQINVCDPADTKMDTSGTNPKFKNTLQLRTLNYYFQGYIALIFASIVRTCIPRRVDHAHHQTKRDAVSLLLCIANLMTGAYEQPMESKYNKHCYILAISNVNLYILSQKERTRETVYIPLAIALFQSSFYSVLRRVTQNLWQDLLLMDPHEVQKTAELKYICANESSIIKNAISQNLMIFAKSVNESDLGNFPFCKSYYSNKPFGPLERGITMSFLVQVSFEALKLTYELTISVIGTTDDKVIKQNIPTPLVEQVIFIASHSYQESEHPDNFAPLDVRRVFPDSDQVAYLISLGMSESQAEHYFDHESDLTALREGRAISCQEFDNFTQSDWKTFTDEYRSADVDFSLDEGDYLTSRQIFDECRKIWKILDGKWISLAVVYPKATNLIADLLVTLKESQRIDKLIDEASTPGNLSNEQYVVYLHLISVLLQKKEYAHKNALNKVSGLFSTSSIGPSAVDEPFYQYLMAIFEQKLVEEDVPPAEPTKHEDIKHKADRSTSDIKALKELFVREISKIDKISDIKSANGVSRVIALLAKDYTLAKEISNLPVLGGLIKVARNTGEETTVLESLKTSIVLIMRYCFETKEVVESYMKPELAKLLGSSFKSTKNLRVLLKDSMPLVFRDPQALTETVSESIILEGYNGQDSSLTYGDLVVTKSEKTLPSEESETPSETNPKTLELGSVMNLLLTELMSVVKSDWVSDPENDAKKNEKEKEKHTDIFANSNFAYLCFLLQTIAELLGSYKQAKFDFLTFSKKRRGDVKPRSTSLNFFLHQLIPTQSLSATGSELERRTAVSSTAKMALMCLISSPISDIRNGSNSKKEDPDLALIRRFVVDLVAKVMKDTSQLNVVARSRYGKLLDLFELSGSLISPKFRDTIGPLLNKEAIQYDIYHISKVYIEKQLPAMLTNLIAEFDLNFPEIDKVEKAALKPITHLGKNKVDFQELFAEDGQDENDDDDIVPDDENEDRDDTPDLFRNSTLGMYDVDVDSEEDEYYDEDGHLMISAEASDSMESASSFDSDQEDEQSDIEMDEGPYGDDEGSEGSLDDIEIIDELDIDSSSDGGYEYGDDEDGDDEDVDVEVDIEAEPASGEDYSEDEDESEYDEDELDGWIEQLESENDSQEEDWPNGHGPHHSNNHNHNHGNVHVPFRFGEYNPGEDTPTDRGFRFRREDDLTEISSDEDSESESQQDLAVLPSNHALRRVFDQAGNGRMDGTSPISLLLDGLFRERNFPGSFEISQDGTRVTGGTTIGRLFENMIQIGQTGRNVDHTHTLHIKSTNERWVDALKMFDPKDKEDLVSRVIPGIVNHIEERSVEAYEQKKVDLEKARKEKEERRKKQLEEEQKRREEEAKQREENAANEPPREPIFVRIGDRDVDISGTDIDPDYIEALPEDMREEVFASYVRERRANATTNDSDAREIDPDFLDALPGNIRDEILQSESLARRFSEWDEPEDADVNADNVVDEEDEEQSRPQSSQNPSSQGGKKKSGKIFFTPLTDKNGIAAIIRLLFSPLSITQREQIYHALQYMCNNKHSRVEIMNMMLAILHEAFTNQRSMQKIYSQICSRALGGKEAKSRIPLNTTQISTGIQFIESIDFLLERNSHLRYFVLTDHENQYLLSSKKSKKVARENKYPINYLLKLLDNKLVTEDQTFLDVLARVLQISTRPLYALKKSEGKPAPFAPPFIPEENIRCIIAILTGNDCSNSTFRRTISAMQNLSVLQNVSDIFKNELSKKATEYGQKIIADLNKLTADLVTSGDLNSKAFSKFSAHSSDQAKLLRVLTALDYMFEHKDKDQAERKSDVEELTDLYKKLALGNLWDSLSECLRVLEKNPQLHNIANALLPLIEALMVVCKHGKVRDLQNKENAKYEVKKIDFTKEPIESLFFSFTDEHKKILNQMVRTNPNLMSGPFGMLVKNPKVLEFDNKKNYFDRKLHKDKPENSKMSISIRRDQVFLDSYRALFFKSKDEFKNSKLEINFKGEQGIDAGGVTREWYQVLSRQMFNPDYALFLPVVSDKTTFHPNRTSYVNPEHLSFFKFIGRIIGKAIYDNCFLDCHFSRAVYKQILGQPQSLKDMETLDLEYYKSLIWMLENDITDVITETLSVETDDYGEHKVIDLIPNGSNIPVTEENKQLYVKKVVEYRLQTSVEEQMENFLIGFHEIIPKDLVAIFDEKELELLISGLPDIDVHDWQSHTQYVNYSPSSVQIQWFWRAVKSFDNEERARLLQFATGTSKVPLNGFKELTGASGTCKFSIHRDYGATDRLPSSHTCFNQIDLPAYENYETLRGSLLMAITEGHEGFGLA from the coding sequence ATGATCATTGACAGAAGAGAACACCTACAGCGAATGGAGTTGGCTGCACCAATCAAgtcattgattgatgatttgacCAACTCtaaggaagaagaattcataaatttgttaaaatcaaatttgaaatggaaAAGACCCAGAGGTGACCTATTGCATTGGATACCAACTCTCAATCGCATTGATGAGATTCTTGCTAAGTATATTAAGGAATATGATTTGGAGAACGAATTTCCGAAGTTACGTCTCATTCCGGAGACAGAAGCAGATGTTATTGTGACGTGCCTAGAATTTACAAACACGTTACTCAGTAATTGTTCAGACAAGCATATCTACTCCAGTATGGAAAGAATTTACGCTTTAATCAATACACCCACAGTTGATGTAAGGCTAAAGGCATTGGAGGTTGCGGTCTTActtggtgaaaaatttgtgTTGACGGGGGCATCTCGCTATTCCGCTCCAAAAGAAGCAAGAGACAAGATActtgaaattgcaaaagcCTTCCCTCCCTTGGTTCCGGCAGAATGTAATCTGAGGCAAATCGAAAGCGAACAAAAGGATTCAAATGAGAAGTCAAGTATTATAGGAGATCATTACAACTTTGTGGATACTTTGCAACCTACAAAGGTGCTTCCAAAAAAGTGGAAAAGTATCAACTTTCAATATTACAAGTCCACAGTATCACAGACCAAAACCGGGGAGCTGGCCCAGCCAACAACTCCTAGTCTGAACAAGGAAAAGTCCGAAAAAGTGGTTGTGTCAGAAGGTTTACAAATTTTCTCGGTTCCTGAGGAGTCCGTTTCTAGAATGTCTTTGGaacaaatatttttgaGAGGAATGGAAATTTTGCCAAAGAACTCTTGGTTTGGCTTCAGCTTGGCATCGGAGGTTgcaaaatctttcaatacGCAATCCGAAAATGCATTCACACTTAGGGAGAAACTAACCCAAATGAAATGCTTTGCTGCTGCCTTCACGTGCTGCATGTTATCACACCAGAAtgcttcaacaaagttACTTGAGGCCGAGCCTTATATTTTGAGTTTCCTTGTAGACGCCATCCTGCCAGAAAATAGTGACCACGTACCAAGACCCGTGTTTTATGCTGCAATGAAAGCACTTGAGTGTATTTCTATGAAGAAAGTATGGGGAAGCGATATCTTGAGATGTATGGGAGGAAATGTAAGTCATGGAGTTTTATTTCAATGTTTGAGAAGTATAAAAGCTTATGTTGCCGAGGATAATGATGATTACTATGAGGAAGGAAATATacttttcttcaacatgCTTGGTAACATGATAAATACAAAGAGCATTTTGCCGCGTCTTGCATCTGGTGGATTGCTCAATGACTTGATGCCCTTTTTGGATATTCGTTCAAAGTACAAGTGGACTTGTTCTGCTGCAGCTCACCTGCTTTCCTTGTACATTGCAGGTTTATCCGAGTCCCTCGATGAGTTCATTGCAAATGACggtttcaattcattaattaacgatattcaatttgagGTGGACTCTGCACTTGATAGTCCACAAGACGATGGTATTTATGGCGAATGCCCACCGTATACAAAAATTCCGTTAAGAAAAGCCAActttttgagaaatttgatgaagtttgTTGCTGATCTCCTTAACTCAGATCACGGAGATAGGCTTCGGAATTTATTTGATTCACCAATACTTTTGagcttcaacaaagtaATCAGCAATCCAGAAATTTTTGGTCCTGCTATATTGGCATGTACTATAGATTCTGTATTTTTTATCATCCATAATGAGCCTActgcattttcaattttgaacgAGGCAAATGTTATTGATACGATCCTAGACAACTACAGAAAATTATTCATCCCTTCCGGGCAGTTATTGATGTCACTTCCAGAAGTACTTGGTGCCATTTGTTTAAACAATGAGGGTTTAAAGAAAGTCATTGACAAAAAAAGTATACCCATATTTTTCGAAactttttatcaacttcCAATAGCAAAAGTTTTGGTCAAATCTGACATGGCTACGAATTTAGGATGCTCCTTTGATGAGTTGGGTAGACATTACCCAAGCCTCAAGCCTATGATTTTGAAGCAAGTactgaagttgattgaGCAGATCATGATTTATGTGGATGAGCGAATGGAGGGCATAAAATTGTACGAGTCATCATCTGGCTCCTTCTATAATTCCAAAGAAGAGGACTCAAATGTTAAAGTAGACAATGACTCAGAAATAGAAAGCTGGGACAAAAATGAGTGCTGTATTTTACTCGATAAcgtttttttctttctcgGAGGGTTGCTACAAGAGAGCGGACTGTGGGGTGAGGACGTTGCACGTGAGATTAATTTCGCCAAATGGCTCAAGTTTTTGACCATCAAAAAAGCGCCTTATGATTACTTTTTATCCAATGGAATTTCTTCCTTGATGGGTATTTTCAAGTactttgatgatgaggataGAGATTATGGTTTCCCAATGATAGTTGAAAAACTTAGACTAATGCTTGAGCTCAAGGTTGTTGAAGAGTACCTCAACTTTGCCGGCGAAGGATCTTTTTTTGATACCATTAGTAAGGCTGATGGAACTGAGcttttacaaaatttggGTGAAATAAATGTGTTACTTTTTGCCTTGACTGAGATTTACATAAATTTGGGATTACTTTTTACCGAAAgaattaaacaaattgttgatatgtTTGGATCGCATCAAATCTTTGTGCAGAGAttgtttttgcttttgcaaCGAAGCGTTATTGAAGAGACAATTTTAAGAAATAGAACCCCAGACGAGgtgttgaaaatgacaTCTAATTTCCCCAACGACAGTCCTCCCTTACAAATTAATGTTTGCGACCCAGCTGACACCAAAATGGATACCAGTGGTACCAAtcccaaattcaaaaacaccCTACAACTTCGTACACTAAATTACTATTTCCAAGGCTATATTGCTCTTATATTTGCTTCCATTGTCAGAACATGCATCCCTCGCAGAGTTGATCATGCACACCACCAAACAAAAAGAGATGCGGtgtcattgttgttatGTATCGCAAATTTGATGACTGGTGCATATGAGCAACCAATGGAGTCAAAGTACAATAAACATTGCTACATTTTGGCAATATCGAATGTCAACTTATATATCCTTAGTCAAAAGGAGCGAACAAGAGAAACTGTCTATATCCCACTTGCAATTGCATTGTTCCAATCGTCATTTTACCTGGTGTTGAGGAGGGTTACTCAAAATTTATGGCAAGATTTATTACTCATGGACCCACATGAAGTTCAAAAAACTGCAGAACTCAAATACATTTGTGCAAATGAAAGCAGTATTATAAAGAATGCAATTAGCCAAAACTTAATGATATTTGCAAAGAGTGTCAATGAGTCGGATTTGGGAAACTTTccattttgtaaatcatACTATCTGAATAAACCATTTGGCCCTTTAGAAAGAGGTATTACGATGTCATTCTTGGTTCAGGTCTCTTTCGAggcattgaaattgacatATGAATTAACAATATCAGTAATTGGCACAACTGACGACAAAGTCATAAAACAGAATATCCCAACACCTTTAGTTGAGCAGGTGATCTTTATTGCATCTCATCTGTATCAAGAAAGCGAACACCCAGACAATTTTGCTCCTTTGGACGTTAGACGAGTCTTCCCTGATCTGGATCAAGTTGCATACCTTATCTCATTGGGTATGTCAGAGTCTCAGGCTGAACATTATTTTGATCACGAACTGGATTTGACAGCGTTACGCGAGGGAAGAGCGATTTCTTGTCAGGagtttgacaatttcaCACAAAGTGATTGGAAAACTTTCACTGATGAATATAGGTCAGCAGATGTGGATTTTTCCTTGGACGAAGGAGATTATCTCACTTCAAGACAAATCTTTGATGAATGcagaaaaatttggaagatTTTGGATGGAAAATGGATTCTGCTCGCGGTCGTTTACCCCAAGGCCACTAACTTGATTGCAGATCTTCTTGTTACGTTGAAAGAGAGTCAACGCATCGACAAGCTTATCGACGAAGCCTCAACACCAGGGAATTTGAGTAACGAACAGTATGTTGTGTACTTACATCTTATATCAGTGTTGcttcaaaagaaagaataTGCACATAAGAATGCGTTGAATAAGGTGAGCGGTCTATTTAGCACGTCCTCAATTGGGCCTTCTGCTGTGGATGAACCATTCTACCAATACCTAATGGCGATTTTTGAGCAAAAGTTAGTAGAGGAAGATGTACCTCCAGCAGAGCCTACAAAACATGAAGATATCAAGCATAAAGCGGATCGAAGCACGAGTGACATTAAAGCCTTGAAGGAGTTGTTTGTACGAGAGATTTCTAAAATTGACAAGATATCTGATATCAAATCTGCGAATGGTGTATCTCGTGTTATTGCATTGCTTGCAAAGGATTATACGCTTGCTAAAgagatttcaaatttaccAGTATTAGGAGGATTGATTAAAGTAGCGAGAAATACTGGAGAGGAAACGACGGTCTTGGAGTCGCTTAAAACTagtattgttttgattatGCGCTACTGCTTCGAAACGAAAGAGGTTGTTGAAAGTTATATGAAGCCTGAGTTGGCCAAACTTTTGGGTTCTAGCTTCAAACTGACGAAAAACCTTAGAGTGTTACTTAAAGACAGTATGCCATTAGTGTTCCGTGATCCACAAGCCTTGACTGAGACCGTATCGGAGAGCATTATCCTTGAAGGATACAACGGACAAGACTCTTCTTTAACATATGGTGATTTGGTTGTCACAAAATCGGAGAAGACTCTACCTTCTGAAGAGAGTGAAACGCCAAGTGAGACCAATCCAAAAACCCTTGAGCTTGGATCAGTTATGAATCTCTTGTTAACAGAATTAATGAGTGTGGTTAAGAGCGATTGGGTGTCAGATCCAGAGAATGATGCTAAGAAGAAcgaaaaggaaaaagaaaaacacACTGATATTTTTGCAAACTCAAACTTTGCATATTTGTGTTTCCTCTTGCAAACTATTGCCGAGCTTTTGGGATCATACAAGCAagccaaatttgatttccttacattttcaaagaaaagGCGCGGTGACGTGAAGCCAAGGTCAACATCATTGAACTTTTTCTTACATCAATTAATTCCCACTCAGCTGTTGAGTGCGACGGGCCTGGAGTTGGAAAGAAGAACAGCTGTTTCGTCAACTGCAAAAATGGCATTGATGTGCTTGATTTCGTCACCCATTCTGGATATTCGAAACGGATCCAATCTGAAGAAAGAGGACCCCGACCTTGCGCTAATACGAAGAtttgtggttgatttgGTGGCAAAGGTGATGAAAGATACATCCCAATTGAACGTTGTTGCTCGTTCAAGATACGGCAAGTTGTTGGACTTGTTTGAACTCAGCGGTCTGTTGATATCACCAAAGTTTCGTGACACCATTGGCCCTTTGCTCAACAAAGAAGCCATTCAATACGACATATACCACATATCCAAGGTCTATATTGAAAAGCAATTACCCGCAATGTTGACCAATTTAATTGCCGAATTTGACTTGAACTTTCCagaaattgataaagttgaaaaggCTGCTTTGAAGCCCATAACACATTTGGgcaaaaacaaagttgattttcaaGAGCTCTTTGCCGAAGACGGCcaagatgaaaatgatgatgatgatattgttcCTGACGATGAAAACGAAGATCGCGATGATACGCCTGATTTATTCCGCAATTCCACATTGGGTATGTATGATGTGGATGTTGAtagtgaagaagatgaatatTACGACGAGGATGGACATTTAATGATATCCGCGGAGGCATCAGATTCTATGGAATCTGCATCATCTTTTGATTCAGATCAGGAAGATGAACAGCTGGATATTGAAATGGATGAAGGACCTTATGGCGATGATGAAGGCTCGGAAGGAAGtcttgatgatattgaaataaTAGACGAGTTGGATATTGATTCTTCCAGCGATGGGGGATATGAATAtggagatgatgaagatggagaTGACGAGGATGTTGATGTAGAGGTGGATATAGAAGCAGAACCCGCCAGTGGGGAAGACTACAGtgaagatgaggatgaaagcgaatatgatgaagatgagttGGATGGATGGATCGAGCAATTGGAGAGTGAAAATGATCTGCAAGAAGAGGATTGGCCAAACGGACATGGTCCTCATCATAGCAACAATCACAACCACAATCATGGGAATGTGCATGTCCCCTTTCGATTCGGTGAGTACAATCCAGGTGAAGATACACCAACTGATCGTGGTTTTAGATTCAGAAGGGAAGATGATCTTACGGAAATCAGCTCAGACGAGGATAGTGAATCTGAATCACAACAGGACCTTGCCGTGCTACCATCCAACCATGCTTTGAGACGAGTCTTTGACCAGGCAGGTAATGGGCGAATGGATGGTACATCTCCAATATCTTTGTTATTAGATGGATTGTTCAGAGAACGGAACTTTCCTGGctcatttgaaatcagcCAGGATGGTACTCGAGTTACAGGGGGCACTACTATTGGAagactttttgaaaatatgattcaaattgggCAGACAGGGCGCAATGTGGACCACACCCATACTCTTCATATAAAGTCTACCAACGAGAGGTGGGTTGACGCATTAAAGATGTTTGATCCTAAGGATAAAGAAGATTTAGTTCTGCGAGTAATCCCTGGCATTGTTAATCACATCGAAGAAAGGAGTGTCGAAGCTTACGAGCAAAAGAAAGTTGACCTTGAAAAGGCtagaaaagagaaagaagagagaagaaagaagcAGTTGGAAGAGGAGCAAAAGAGACGTGAGGAGGAGGCCAAACAAAGAGAGGAAAATGCTGCCAATGAGCCACCAAGAGAGCCAATCTTTGTTAGAATTGGAGATAGAGATGTTGACATTAGTGGAACTGACATAGACCCTGATTACATTGAAGCTCTTCCTGAAGATATGAGAGAGGAGGTCTTTGCACTGTATGTTAGAGAAAGACGTGCTAATGCCACTACAAATGACTCTGATGCACGGGAAATTGACCCCGATTTCTTGGATGCTTTACCTGGAAATATACGGGATGAAATATTGCAGCTGGAGTCACTAGCAAGAAGGTTTTCCGAGTGGGATGAACCAGAAGACGCGGATGTGAATGCTGACAATGTGgtagatgaagaagatgaagaacaaTCGAGGCCTCAAAGTTCTCAAAATCCATCATCGCAAGGaggaaagaagaaatcgGGAAAGATTTTTTTCACGCCTTTGACGGATAAGAACGGTATTGCTGCCATCATTAGGCTTCTTTTTTCACCACTATCAATAACCCAAAGAGAGCAAATCTACCATGCCCTCCAGTATATGTGCAATAATAAGCACAGCAGAGTTGAAATTATGAATATGATGCTTGCCATATTGCATGAAGCTTTTACCAATCAACGTCTGATGCAAAAGATCTATTCTCAGATTTGCAGTCGAGCACTAGGTGGTAAAGAGGCGAAAAGTAGAATTCCCTTGAACACTACCCAAATATCGACAGGAATACAGTTCATCgagtcaattgatttcttaCTAGAAAGAAATAGCCATTTGagatattttgttttgacGGATCATGAGAATCAATACTTGTTGTCTCtgaaaaaatcaaaaaaggTTGCTAGGGAGAATAAATACCCAATTAATtacttgttgaagttgttggatAACAAGTTGGTGACAGAGGATCAGACATTTTTGGATGTTTTGGCAAGAGTATTGCAGATATCAACTCGTCCGTTGTATGCATTGAAGAAGTCAGAAGGTAAGCCAGCACCATTCGCTCCACCATTCATACCTGAAGAAAACATAAGGTGTATCATTGCCATTTTGACTGGTAATGACTGTTCCAATTCGACATTTAGGAGGACTATCAGTGCAATGCAAAATTTATCCGTCTTGCAAAATGTGCTGgatattttcaagaatGAGTTATCTAAAAAGGCAACCGAGTACGGACAAAAGATTATTGCTGATTTGAACAAACTAACCGCGGATCTAGTTACTAGTGGTGACTTGAATAGCAAAGCATTCTCAAAATTCAGTGCCCATTCTTCAGATCAAGCCAAACTACTTCGAGTATTGACCGCTCTCGATTACATGTTTGAACACAAGGATAAAGATCAAGCTGAGAGAAAGAGTGATGTTGAAGAGCTCACTGACCTCTATAAAAAATTGGCACTTGGTAACTTATGGGATTCGTTAAGTGAGTGCTTGAgagttttggaaaagaacCCTCAATTGCACAATATTGCTAATGCATTATTGCCTTTGATTGAAGCATTAATGGTTGTTTGTAAGCATGGTAAAGTTCGTGATCTTCAAAATAAGGAGAATGCTAAATACGAagtgaaaaagattgatttcaCCAAGGAGCCCATTGaatctttgtttttctcCTTTACTGATGAGCACAAAAAGATATTGAATCAGATGGTGAGAACtaatccaaatttgatgagtGGACCTTTTGGTATGTTGGTCAAGAATCCGAAAGTGTTGgaatttgataataaaaAGAATTATTTCGATCGAAAACTTCACAAGGATAAGCCGGAGAATTCGAAAATGTCAATCAGCATTCGTCGTGACCAAGTGTTTTTAGATTCTTATCGTGCATTGTTCTTCAAGTCCAAAGATGAATTCAAGAACTCGAAATTGGAGATTAACTTCAAAGGTGAGCAAGGTATTGATGCTGGAGGTGTTACACGTGAATGGTATCAAGTTTTGAGTAGACAAATGTTCAATCCTGATTATGCTTTATTTTTGCCGGTGGTTTCAGACAAAACAACCTTCCATCCAAATCGTACATCATATGTGAATCCTGAACATTTATCGTTCTTTAAATTCATTGGACGTATTATCGGTAAAGCAATTTATGATAATTGCTTTTTGGATTGTCATTTCTCAAGAGCAGTTTATAAGCAGATTTTGGGTCAGCCACAATCATTAAAGGATATGGAAACTTTGGATCTTGAGTATTACAAGTCACTTATATGGATGTTGGAAAACGATATCACAGATGTTATTACTGAAACGCTTAGTGTTGAAACTGATGATTATGGTGAACACAAagttattgatttgatcCCCAACGGTTCCAACATTCCCGTGACTGAAGAGAATAAGCAATTGTATGTCAAAAAAGTGGTTGAGTATAGATTACAAACATCGGTTGAAGAGCAAATGGAGAATTTCTTAATTGGATTCCATGAAATCATTCCCAAGGATTTAGTGGcaatttttgatgaaaaagaattggaacTTTTGATTTCCGGATTACCTGATATTGATGTTCATGATTGGCAGTCACATACCCAGTATGTCAATTACTCACCATCCTCAGTGCAAATACAGTGGTTCTGGAGAGCTGtcaaatcatttgataatgaagaaagGGCAAGATTATTGCAGTTTGCTACAGGTACTTCAAAAGTGCCCTTGAATGGGTTCAAAGAATTGACTGGTGCCAGTGGTACATGTAAATTTAGTATCCATCGTGATTATGGTGCAACTGACCGTTTACCATCATCGCATACTtgtttcaatcaaatcgaTTTACCAGCATACGAAAACTACGAGACTTTAAGGGgttcattgttgatggcAATCACTGAAGGTCATGAAGGGTTCGGATTAGCTTGA
- a CDS encoding Stp4 transcription factor (transcription factor with zinc finger motif), with the protein MLTTIQQLHSSTPSYSYNYNHNNSNDTTTLMNNMAKSSLAQYSLSPQSQQVQQFVVNEQQHQQQRQTSPLRSPSPTVVPNSNSLPHSSVILPSIHSLNIPTFPHCQEEVHVNRSSNIRSPPLLIPKADNINESTRASSCYSYSSDSSSVAQAPPPASSSQSSTFNYTHTPLASPYPPMTEVSKPQEKPLVSPTSTPSSDHEDYADHHDPSSPTQSKKHWKPRKKRQCPECKLYFSNLATHKSTHLKPTNRPFVCEYCQRGFARPNDLYRHTKCHWKELGSDKGQFKCPFKNTSSSNNASDDKLSLSSATTSSFNDNCCHSTGIFSRCDTFKNHLKAIHFQYPYGTKKDQRNKVAGKCRMCFEEFENVDDWIHNHIETDSCPHAVNKMKRD; encoded by the coding sequence ATGTTAACGACAATCCAACAACTTCACAGTTCTACGCCATCTTACAGCTACAACtacaatcacaacaacagtaacgatacaacaacattgaTGAATAATATGGCTAAATCTTCTTTAGCTCAATATTCGCTTCTGCCTCAGTCTCAGCAAGTACAACAATTCGTGGTAAAcgaacaacaacaccaacagCAAAGACAAACGAGTCCTTTGCGCTCTCCAAGTCCAACAGTTGTACCAAACTCAAACAGTTTGCCTCATTCTTCAGTTATATTACCATCAATTCACTCACTTAACATTCCTACATTTCCCCATTGTCAAGAGGAAGTTCATGTCAATAGATCATCAAATATCAGATCACCTCCATTATTGATCCCCAAAGCAGATAACATTAATGAGTCTACTCGCGCATCGTCGTGCTATAGCTACTCTAGTGACTCACTGTCAGTTGCAcaagcaccaccaccagctTCATCAAGTCAATCATCCACCTTCAACTATACTCATACGCCATTAGCATCTCCATACCCTCCTATGACTGAGGTATCCAAACCACAAGAAAAACCATTAGTATCGCCAACATCTACACCATCTTCAGACCATGAAGACTACGCAGACCATCATGATCCTTCTTCACCAACTCAATCTAAAAAGCATTGGAAACCTCGCAAAAAGAGACAATGTCCAGAATGTAAATTatatttttccaacttgGCAACTCACAAATCAACTCATTTAAAACCAACTAATCGTCCCTTTGTTTGCGAGTATTGCCAACGTGGATTTGCCAGACCAAATGATTTATACCGTCACACCAAATGTCATTGGAAAGAACTTGGATCTGACAAAGGTCAATTCAAATGTCCTTTTAAAAAcacttcttcttctaatAACGCCAgtgatgataaattgagtttatcctcagcaacaacatcatctttCAATGATAACTGTTGTCATAGCACTGGAATCTTTTCACGTTGTGATACTTTCaagaatcatttgaaaGCTATTCATTTCCAATATCCTTATGGAACTAAAAAGGACCAGAGAAATAAAGTTGCTGGTAAGTGTCGCATGtgttttgaagaatttgaaaatgttgatgattggATTCATAATCATATTGAAACTGATTCATGCCCACATGCAGTTAATAAAATGAAGAGAGATTAA